From Thermogemmata fonticola, a single genomic window includes:
- the secD gene encoding protein translocase subunit SecD, with protein MQRNFLRGFLICLVPCLLAAFYAFRFDKYKLGIDLAGGTILVYEINLERTKLRKEALGEQQSGTSGASEGLTQEEVNQLAAQIKRRIDPTDIKNVTVRPIGTTRIEIILPVGGGSARGRENLTAEEIEEIKRLISQMGVLEFRILANGHDDAEGIAAARDTLERKDAAELEARARKGLPPEGPEGEFEVVIGETRASVRYQWAELAPEERETLGLSNRFEGSGGLWAEAARARQERKVLFVGRDRNPVFDISQAAMVLYSRECLDEDQLAREEAEKQRLIREGKSEAEAEKLVDRKKYEYFLLTRVSPEDALRVGGDITLTANVGVDRAYNPAVDFIFNSAGARQFGRITRRNKPSSGIERHLAILLDGRIVSAPTLQQEITSHGQIHGRFDRKTVERLVHILRSGALSAELREKPVSENTIGPTLGADTIRRGTFSIAAAFVTILLFMLIYYRFAGLVACIALLANLLLTVGFMVAVNAAFTLPGLAGLVLTLGMAVDANILIYERIREERNKGASLALALRNGYSRVLPTILDTHLTSIFTAIVLYVFGNDQLKGFAIALTLGLVISLFTALYMTRLIFDYGMVRRWITQLRMLRLFDRPNFNPMKYRLYFFTVTTILTLLGLGLFLYRGEDGLNVDFRGGTVFAGRLKEGEERALTRTPDGKAGFRDLLGEENQQRWLNAIDARWINQTEGGTAAANVFIYQITYQNPDGSTSQALVTLSQKPGRAGEIDIEEMKQNVLARARTLPDVSVEQMYLSGESYPDGKSRYFTIRTTEREDDLVRVSLQRLLRDDNGRSILDGATLDYTVEGGVVHLTFSRPTSRSYVEKLLEREFYVVLQHDPRGVFTLTGAGDAVEGRYTQMRLDVSRSPEFSQLAAAKPDPEQQKLQRETLDRVLRSAQQTFNNAPEPERLEVFDSQLAADTRQQALFAILASWVAMLLYLWFRFGNWTFGLAAVLCLIHDLCFTLGAIAVCHYLHVIPGMNMLGIQDFKIDLAAVAALLTLVGYSVNDTIVVFDRIREVRGKDPRLTPQMINDSVNQTLGRTVLASLTVFLVAFVLYAFGGEGVHLFSFIMLIGVIVGTYSSIFVASPLLLFFGEGQQERVEVTALEAAATVASEEVVEG; from the coding sequence ATGCAACGGAACTTTCTACGTGGCTTTCTGATCTGCCTGGTTCCCTGTTTGTTGGCCGCGTTCTACGCCTTCCGCTTTGATAAGTACAAACTGGGTATTGATTTGGCAGGAGGAACCATCTTAGTCTACGAGATCAACTTGGAGCGGACCAAGCTCCGCAAGGAGGCATTGGGGGAGCAACAGTCGGGAACGAGCGGTGCCAGCGAAGGGTTGACCCAGGAAGAGGTTAATCAACTGGCGGCTCAGATCAAGCGGCGGATCGACCCTACGGATATCAAAAATGTCACTGTTCGGCCTATAGGGACGACACGGATCGAGATCATTTTGCCCGTGGGAGGAGGTTCGGCTCGTGGGAGGGAAAATCTGACGGCGGAAGAGATCGAAGAGATCAAACGCCTCATCTCGCAGATGGGAGTCCTGGAATTTCGCATCCTAGCCAATGGCCACGATGACGCCGAAGGGATTGCAGCTGCACGGGATACCCTCGAACGGAAAGACGCCGCAGAGCTGGAGGCTCGTGCTCGCAAGGGTTTGCCGCCGGAAGGACCTGAGGGTGAGTTTGAAGTCGTCATTGGTGAAACGCGGGCCTCTGTGCGTTACCAATGGGCCGAGCTAGCTCCGGAGGAGCGCGAGACGCTCGGTTTGTCCAATCGTTTCGAGGGGAGCGGCGGCTTGTGGGCTGAGGCAGCACGGGCACGGCAAGAACGCAAAGTCCTCTTCGTCGGCCGTGATCGCAACCCTGTCTTTGATATCTCCCAAGCGGCGATGGTGCTGTATAGCCGGGAATGTCTCGACGAAGACCAACTTGCTCGCGAAGAGGCCGAGAAACAGCGGTTGATCCGGGAAGGGAAATCCGAAGCCGAGGCGGAGAAACTGGTCGATCGCAAGAAGTACGAGTACTTCCTGCTGACACGGGTCTCACCCGAAGATGCCCTCCGAGTTGGAGGCGACATCACGCTGACAGCAAACGTCGGTGTGGACCGGGCTTACAACCCCGCGGTGGACTTCATCTTCAACAGTGCGGGTGCTCGCCAGTTCGGACGGATCACTCGGCGGAACAAGCCAAGCTCCGGCATCGAACGTCACCTGGCCATTCTCCTGGATGGGCGGATTGTCTCCGCACCGACCTTGCAACAGGAGATTACCAGTCACGGTCAGATTCACGGGCGATTCGACCGCAAGACTGTGGAACGCCTGGTGCACATCCTGCGCAGCGGAGCTTTGTCTGCCGAATTACGAGAAAAGCCGGTGAGTGAAAATACCATCGGTCCCACCTTGGGGGCTGACACGATTCGCCGGGGAACGTTTTCCATCGCTGCGGCCTTCGTGACAATTCTCCTGTTCATGCTCATTTACTACCGTTTTGCGGGTTTGGTCGCGTGTATAGCGCTTCTGGCCAATCTGTTGCTCACAGTGGGCTTTATGGTGGCGGTCAATGCTGCCTTTACTCTGCCCGGCTTGGCGGGATTGGTTCTGACGCTTGGCATGGCCGTTGATGCCAACATCCTTATTTACGAACGGATCCGCGAGGAACGGAACAAGGGGGCCAGTCTGGCCTTGGCCCTCCGCAATGGCTACTCCCGCGTCTTGCCCACCATCCTGGACACACACCTGACGAGTATCTTCACGGCTATCGTACTCTATGTCTTTGGCAACGATCAGCTCAAAGGGTTCGCCATTGCCTTGACTTTAGGCCTGGTGATCAGCCTTTTCACGGCGCTGTACATGACGCGGCTCATTTTTGACTACGGCATGGTCCGTCGCTGGATCACCCAGCTCCGCATGCTCCGCTTGTTTGATCGCCCCAACTTCAATCCTATGAAGTATCGCCTCTACTTTTTCACAGTGACGACCATCCTGACGTTGCTAGGCTTGGGGTTATTCCTCTATCGTGGTGAGGATGGCTTGAACGTGGACTTCCGCGGCGGAACGGTGTTTGCCGGCCGCCTCAAGGAGGGAGAGGAACGGGCCTTAACCCGTACCCCCGATGGCAAAGCGGGATTCCGCGATCTTCTCGGTGAAGAGAATCAGCAACGCTGGCTCAATGCTATCGATGCCCGCTGGATCAATCAGACCGAGGGAGGAACCGCGGCGGCCAACGTCTTTATCTATCAGATCACCTATCAGAATCCGGATGGCAGCACGTCCCAGGCTTTGGTCACACTGAGCCAGAAGCCAGGACGGGCAGGAGAGATAGACATCGAAGAGATGAAGCAGAACGTCCTGGCCCGCGCGCGGACCTTGCCCGATGTGTCTGTCGAACAGATGTATCTTTCGGGGGAAAGTTACCCCGATGGAAAGAGCCGTTACTTCACAATTCGCACCACAGAACGCGAAGACGACCTGGTACGCGTTAGCTTGCAGCGTCTCCTGCGTGATGACAACGGCCGGTCCATCCTCGATGGAGCCACTCTGGATTACACCGTCGAGGGTGGCGTTGTCCATCTGACATTTTCCCGCCCCACCTCACGTTCCTACGTCGAAAAGCTCTTGGAGCGGGAATTTTACGTAGTTCTCCAGCATGATCCGCGGGGTGTATTTACCCTGACGGGGGCAGGAGATGCTGTCGAAGGGCGCTATACCCAGATGCGCCTGGACGTTAGCCGTTCGCCAGAGTTTTCCCAACTCGCGGCAGCTAAACCTGATCCAGAACAGCAGAAGCTTCAACGGGAGACCCTGGACCGCGTGCTGCGTTCAGCCCAGCAAACTTTCAATAACGCTCCGGAACCGGAACGGTTAGAAGTCTTCGATAGCCAATTGGCAGCGGACACCCGCCAGCAAGCGCTCTTCGCCATCCTTGCGAGCTGGGTAGCGATGCTCCTGTACCTGTGGTTCCGCTTCGGGAACTGGACCTTCGGTCTGGCAGCAGTGCTCTGCCTGATTCACGACCTCTGCTTTACCTTGGGAGCGATCGCCGTCTGCCATTATTTGCATGTCATTCCGGGCATGAACATGCTGGGCATCCAGGATTTCAAGATCGACCTGGCGGCGGTGGCGGCCCTCCTAACCTTGGTGGGCTACTCCGTCAATGACACCATCGTCGTGTTCGATCGCATCCGTGAAGTCCGTGGTAAAGATCCGCGATTGACGCCGCAAATGATCAACGACAGCGTCAATCAGACCCTGGGGCGCACCGTGTTAGCCAGTTTGACCGTTTTCCTCGTCGCATTCGTACTCTACGCCTTTGGCGGGGAAGGAGTCCACCTCTTCTCGTTCATCATGCTCATCGGTGTGATCGTGGGTACTTACAGCTCCATCTTTGTGGCTAGTCCCTTGCTCCTGTTCTTTGGGGAGGGTCAGCAGGAACGAGTGGAAGTCACTGCACTGGAAGCTGCGGCCACTGTGGCCTCGGAGGAGGTGGTCGAAGGCTAA
- the yajC gene encoding preprotein translocase subunit YajC: MIIASLLMLFAQEGEEAAAGAPGGNALTPLFIVALFMLFLMLVVFPAQSRRQRREQEKLMASLKRGSKVLTNAGIVGIVVSIRDGDDEIVIRSEDSRLRIKKSVVVQILGSDEAEASKKD, from the coding sequence ATGATCATCGCAAGCCTATTGATGCTGTTCGCGCAGGAAGGAGAGGAAGCGGCAGCCGGTGCGCCGGGGGGGAATGCTCTGACCCCCCTATTCATCGTAGCTCTGTTCATGCTCTTTCTGATGCTGGTGGTGTTTCCCGCGCAAAGCCGGCGGCAACGACGGGAACAGGAAAAGCTGATGGCCTCGCTCAAGCGTGGCAGCAAGGTATTGACCAACGCGGGGATTGTCGGCATCGTGGTGTCAATCCGGGACGGAGATGATGAAATCGTCATCCGCTCGGAGGACTCTCGGTTGCGAATCAAGAAAAGTGTAGTTGTGCAGATTCTGGGATCGGACGAAGCAGAAGCGAGTAAGAAAGACTGA
- a CDS encoding sigma-70 family RNA polymerase sigma factor, whose amino-acid sequence MMSRPSSNDTVSQAECAATPTPSGNGGKNTELTKAPLPLPQECELDWNDTVEPDIDELRDEELEDTILDEDNAQEVEEESGADDTLGVYLRQMGSIPLLTREEELELAQRLEYYRNRFRNAALLCPLMLLRVREMFERIAAGSLPIDPHIDVYSSEELRLSRSQILSRLKPNLSTLCHLLDQEHAVFAAGIRDEFRGDQEQWRRDRWYRLRKCRRLAQELSPRTEILERWMDELADVADEVSHLLLARAIATSPTERAQHEKTLREVMLRALMTPAELFASLKILRKRRHQYQAVRQKLAEANLRLVVSIAKKYRNRGLLFSDLIQEGNRGLMRAVDKYEWRLKFKFGTYATWWIRQGITRALHDHARTVRVPCHQISVLARLERKRSELSAATGRDPSNEELAAATGLKMDEMRSLRIVGRQPVSLNDSLGGDGDHALEDFLRDDHDPFPGENADRRLLQERVREVLRSLPPREREVIELRYGLKDGKCRTLDVVARQFGITRERIRQIEARALLKLRRPPRVLRLAEFVEKG is encoded by the coding sequence ATGATGAGTCGCCCAAGCTCCAATGATACCGTCTCACAGGCCGAGTGTGCGGCCACCCCAACTCCAAGTGGGAATGGCGGCAAAAATACGGAGCTTACCAAAGCACCACTGCCCCTTCCTCAAGAGTGTGAACTGGATTGGAACGACACCGTGGAACCAGACATCGACGAACTCCGGGACGAGGAACTGGAAGATACCATCCTCGACGAGGATAATGCCCAAGAAGTCGAGGAAGAAAGCGGTGCCGATGATACGCTCGGCGTCTATCTGCGGCAGATGGGGTCTATCCCCCTCTTGACCCGCGAGGAAGAGTTAGAACTGGCTCAGCGTCTGGAGTATTACCGCAATCGATTCCGCAACGCAGCTTTACTTTGCCCTCTGATGTTACTCCGCGTGCGCGAAATGTTCGAGCGCATCGCGGCGGGGAGCCTGCCGATCGACCCTCACATCGATGTTTACTCGTCGGAAGAATTGCGACTATCCCGCAGTCAGATTCTGAGCCGTCTGAAACCCAATCTTTCCACCTTGTGTCATCTTTTGGACCAGGAACATGCGGTTTTCGCCGCCGGAATTCGCGACGAGTTCCGGGGAGACCAGGAACAATGGCGGCGTGATCGCTGGTACCGCTTACGCAAGTGCCGGCGCTTGGCCCAGGAGCTGTCTCCGCGGACCGAAATCCTAGAACGGTGGATGGATGAACTGGCCGACGTAGCCGATGAAGTCAGCCACCTTCTGTTAGCCCGCGCTATTGCCACGTCTCCTACTGAACGTGCCCAACACGAAAAAACGTTGCGGGAGGTGATGCTGCGTGCTCTGATGACCCCCGCCGAATTGTTCGCCAGTCTGAAAATCCTCCGCAAACGGCGCCACCAGTACCAAGCGGTGCGCCAAAAGTTGGCTGAAGCTAATCTGCGCCTAGTCGTATCGATCGCCAAAAAGTACCGCAATCGTGGGCTGCTCTTCTCCGACCTGATTCAAGAGGGAAATCGAGGACTGATGCGGGCAGTCGATAAGTATGAATGGCGGTTGAAATTCAAGTTTGGAACCTACGCGACCTGGTGGATTCGCCAAGGGATCACTCGTGCTCTGCACGACCATGCCCGCACCGTGCGAGTCCCATGCCATCAAATCTCGGTACTCGCTCGCCTGGAGCGTAAGCGGAGTGAATTGTCCGCAGCCACCGGACGGGATCCAAGTAATGAAGAACTCGCCGCCGCGACTGGTTTGAAAATGGATGAGATGCGCTCCCTGCGGATTGTGGGTCGCCAACCGGTCAGCCTGAACGATTCCCTTGGGGGGGACGGAGATCATGCCTTGGAAGATTTTCTCCGGGATGATCATGATCCTTTTCCGGGAGAAAATGCTGACCGCCGTCTGTTACAGGAGCGGGTCCGGGAAGTGTTGCGGAGCTTGCCTCCCCGGGAACGCGAGGTCATCGAGTTACGCTACGGCTTGAAGGATGGCAAGTGCCGGACCCTGGATGTGGTCGCTCGGCAGTTCGGTATCACGCGCGAACGCATCCGTCAAATCGAAGCGCGTGCCTTGCTCAAGTTGCGTCGGCCTCCTCGTGTCCTGCGCCTTGCGGAATTTGTCGAAAAAGGTTGA